The Deltaproteobacteria bacterium DNA segment GTGACGGTCTGGGTGGCGGAGACGGTCGCCGCGGTGAGGAGTCCGGAACTGCTGATGGTGGCGTACGCGGTGGTGACGGACCAGGTAGGCGTTACGGCGGAGGTGGATCCGTCGCTCCAGGTGGCGGTGGCGGTGTAGGTGGCGGTGGCTCCCTCGTTGACGGAAGCGGCCCCGCTGACGGCGATCGAGGAGAGGGTCGGCGCAGTCACGATCGGGACGATCCACGAAATCGCGGGCGAGAGCGCGGACTCCTCGCCGGTGCCGAGGACGGTTTTGCCGGTGAAGTAGACGGTGCCGCCCCGGGTCATCCCCTGGAGCCCCGGATCGAAGGTGGTGGAGGTCGTCGTGAGCCCGGATGCGATCTGGCGGAGGGACGCCGCGGGAAGCGCCGGGTCCGTGCTCCAGTACATCGTGTAGGTGACGGTTTTCCCGGCTTCGATCGCCGGGGTGTCGGTATAGGTGGGCACCGGGTCCCACGAGACGATCCGGATTTCCGCGGACGCGCTACCGATGGCGAGCAGCAGGACCCCGAGCGTCAGAAGGCAGCATCCGGATCTACGCATGGTCATCGCCCCCTCGAAATGCTACAGCCGGTCCCAGGTGACCGGGGCCATGAATGCGGATCTCTGCCGGTCGATTCCGACCGCTTTCATCGATACGTAGACGCGGCTTCCGGCCGGCACGCCCGGAATCAGCTCCAGCGCGAATTCCGTGACCAGCGCCTTTGCCACCGAAAGTCTGTCCGGCGAAGGAACCTCGGCGACGGCCGCGACCTCGGCGATCGGCAGGTCGCTGTCGCTGAAGTTCGTGTCCGTCCGCACGTACAACTCATAGTACTCAAGATCGCTGTAGGGGTCCATCGCGACATTGTCGGCGAAGGTCGCCGGGGGAGCCCAGGAAAGCATGGAAACGGGCCCGGCCGGAGGAACGGACGGGCTCTCGGACGATCCGCCGCCGCCCCCGCACCCGAAGAGAAGGACTGCTCCGAAAATCGCCAGGAGGAAACCCGTTGGGATCTTCCGTATCATGGCTGCCCCTCCCGGTCCCGTGGAGTTCCTTTTTTTGGACCGTTAACCTTGCATGTCTCAAGTTGCGTGCCGTGGAGGAAGGCGTTGAGGTGGGTGTGAAAAACCGATTGAAATATAATTGGTTAAGTATCTATCAAGAGTTTTTCCCGTCGCCTTTTTCCCGTGGATTCAGCCGGGATCTTTCATCGGCGAAAGGGTGATTGCAATATCGTAATGATTCGGTCCGGGAGATTGCCGCCCGCTTGGCGATTTCGGATTCCACCCGCGCCGGGGCGGAGGAAATGCCGTTTTCGGGCCGGTTTTTGACCTGGATCAAGGCGGGCCCGGTGGTTCCCATGGAGAATCGCGAGTGTATACTGTATCCAGTTCGCCGGGGGCGAAGAACCCCGAGGAGGAGGGGAAGGATGAAGCGGTCTGCATGGGTCGTGGTCGTCCTGGTGGGCGCCCTGTCTGCGTACCTGTTGTCCGGCAGCGCGATGGGGGAACCGAAAGGGAGCTCCGACGTCGGCAGCGAGGCGGAGATCTACGGGCCGATGACGGTCCGCGCGGTCCCGAAGGCCGCGAAGCCGGCGGATCCTCCCGTCAAGGAGGAGAAGTGCTTCGAGTGCCACGACGAGATCCAGGCGCTGAAGAAGGACGGCAAGCACGCGAAGGTCAACTGCGCCGGGTGCCACGACGGGACGGCCGACCACCTGAAGGACAGCGACAAGCGGCCGGTCACGCGCGTGGATCTCGAGACGTGCGGCGGCTGCCACCCGGACCAGTACGCCAGCTTCGGCACCTTGAACCTGAAGAAGACGGCCCGGACCGAGAAGTCGCTCCTCACCGAGCGGTCCCCGAACCCGTACTGGGACAAGCTGATGATGGGGCACGGCTTCACCAAGGAGCACGCCAACCCCCGCAGCCACGCCTACATGCTCGTCGACCACCTGATCGTCGACCGGGCGTACGGCGGGAGGTTCCAGGCGAAGGACGGCTGGGGATACGTGTCGCAGCCGGGGCCGGTCGCGGCGTGGGACGTCCTGGTGGATAAATACCCGGATAGCAAGGAGCACAAGGCGTTCCTTCCCGAGAGCGCCCCCGCCGCCAACCCCACCTGCCTGCAGTGCAAGACGCAGGACCAGATCCTCAAGTGGAAATACATGGGGGACAAGGACGAGAAGGCGAAGTGGGACCGCTCGTCCAACGTGGTGGAGTTCGTAAAGGACCTGAACCATTCGCTCAACTGCTTCATGTGCCACGACCCGCACGCGGCGAAGCCGCGGATCGTGCGCGACGGCCTGATCCAGGCGCTGACCCGCCCGGAGAAGGACACGCTCTGGCACAAGGACCCCAAGGCCACGAAGATCGACGTGAAGGAGTTCCGCGGCGGTTTCCGCAAGATCGCGCTGCTTTCGAAGTACGACGCGAAGCTGCAGTGCGGGCAGTGCCACGTGGAATACAACTGCAACCCGGGGTTCGACCCGAAGACCGGCGAATACTCCATCAAGGCCCCGGATCAGCGAACGAACCACTTCCCGTTCAAGAACGTCCTCTCGATCTACGACCATTACAACGACCTGGGATTCCGGGATTTCAAGCACGGGCTGACGGGGGGTCTGCTATGGAAGGCGCAGCACCCGGAGGCGGAGACGTTCTGGGGGTCGACGCACGACAGGGCGGGGGCGAGCTGCGACAGCTGCCACATGCCGAAGGTCCGCAACGCCGCGGGGAAGGTGTACACCTCGCACTGGCAGACGAGTCCGAGGAACTACCTGAAGCAGACGTGCCTGACCTCGAAATGCCACCCGAAGCTCACGGAGCTGCAGGCGGCGTACGAGATCGATTCGATCCGCAACTTCACCAAGGGGAAGATGCGGAAGGCCGAGTACTGGCTCTCCGCGCTGATCGACAAGATCGTGGAGGGGAAGAAGGCGGGGATCCCGGCCGAGGCGCTCCGGGAGGCGCAGGAGCAGCACCAGAAGGCGCACATCCTGTGGGAGTGGTGGACGGCGGAGAACTCCGACGGCTTCCACAACCCGTCGCTCGCGCGGGAGTCGCTGACCCGTTCGGTCGAGGAGTCGAAGAGGGGGATCAAGGTCGTAAGCGACGCGATGGAGAAGAAGACGGCGTCGAAGTAGCCTCGGCGGCTTCGCTCCTTCCCGGGGGTGCGGGTTTCAAAGCCCGCGCCCCCGGTTTCATTTCCGGTATAGTGAAGGGAACATCGCCATGGAGGCGTACGTGACGCGAACCCCTCCCCCCTGCGCCACACGAAGGGATTTCCTGAAAATGGTCGTCGCCGCGGGCGCGGTCGCCGCCGCGCCTCCGTTGCCGTCCGCGGCGGAATCCCTTCCCCCCGCCACGGAGGAGAAGCGGCCCCTCGGGAAGACCGGCTTCCGCGTGTCGACCGTCGGGTTCGGCGCGATGATCACCCGCGACCCGGAGGTGATCCGCGCCGCCATCGACCGCGGAGTGGATTACATCGACACGGCCGACTGCTACATGGGGGGAGAGAACGAGCGGATCGTCGGGCGCGCGATCGCGGGCGTCCGCGACAAGGTGGTGCTGGCGACCAAGGTCCACATCGCCCCTCCGGCCGAGATGATCCGGTCGGCGGAGAACAGCCTCCGGTCGCTCAAGGTCGACGTCATCGACGTCCTGCAGCTCCACGGGATTTCGACCGAGGAGGAGGTGACCGACCCCCGCGCCCGCGAAGCGCTCCGGATGCTCATCGACCAAGGGAAGATCCGCGTCGCCGGGGTGACGACCCACTCCGGACAGGAGACCGTGCTCCGGGCCGTCCGGAAGCACGGCTTCTACAAGACGGTCCTCGTGGCGTACAACTTCCGCTCCGACTCCGGTGTGACCGCCGCGGTCAAGGGAGCGCTGGGGTTGAGCGAAGGATTGTCCAACGCGATACGGTCGGTCGGCGCGTCGGGGGTCGGGGTCGTCGCGATGAAGACGCAGGCGGGGGGGTACCCGTCGCCCCCCGGCGGGGCGAGCCCGCACCAGGCCGCGCTGGCGTGGGTTCTTTCGAATCCCGGCGTCGCCACGACGATCCCGAGCATGACGACGTACGCGCAGCTTACCGACAATCTCGGCGCGCGGGGGAGGCGGCTTACGTTTTCCGACCGGGTCGCCCTCCGCCGCTACGCGATGGAGATCGGGGACCGGCACTGCTCCCTGTGCGGCGCGTGCGACGGCGCCTGCCCCAACGGCGTCGACGTGCCGTCGGTCCTCCGGACGCTCGCGTACCGCGACGGATACCGCCAGGAAGCGTTCGCGCGCGCCTCGTACGCCGCTCTTCCCCCCGGCCGGAACGCCGCGGCGTGCGGGGAGTGCTCGTCGTGCGCGGTCTCCTGCCCGCTGCGCCTGCCGGTGGCGCGCTTATCCCGCCGGGCCCACACCGCGTTGTCCGGGTGAGGGACGACTTGCCTCCCCCCCCTCTCCGCCCCCCGCTACTCCCCGTTCTCCTGTTCGGTATCGCCCTCCTCGTTCCGTTGCCCGACTCCGGGAATTGCGCGGAGGCCATGCCTCACCCAGCGATTTCCGTCCTCGGCGCCGCCGGCGTCTGGGAGCGGATCGGGTCGGTGCGGACGTTCGGGCCGGAACGGCTGTACGAGGAGATCGACGGGGAGGCGGAGCTGTTCCTCCCGTACGGGATGCGGCGGCTGACGGTGGCGGTCGTGGGCGACCGGTCGCTGCCCGGATCGGAAGTCCGGCTGGAGCTGTTCCGGATGGGCTCCGCGAGGGACGCGTTCGGGATCTGGTCCCAGCACCGGTATCCGGACCAGGAGGCCGTCTCCGTGCCTCCTTCCGAGGTCGTGGTTTCCGACACGTCGGCGGATTTCTACCGGGGGGACACGTTCGTCCGGCTGCGGGCGAAGCCGGGCGAGGATTCCCGCCGCCTCGTGCTGGATCTCGCGAAGGCGGTCGTCGATGCTCTCCACGGAGAAGGCGCCCCGCCGGAGGAGGCCCGCATCCTCGACCGGTTCCCGGGCCGGATTCCCGGGACCGTCCTCTACCAGAAGAAGGCCATGATGGGGTACGAGTGCCTCGCTCCCGGTTTCGAGGCGAAGTTCGCCGGCCCGTCGTCCTCCGGACGACTCGCGCTGCTGCCGCCGCCGGTCGGGCCGGCCGGGGGGGATCGCCGTCTCGAGCGGATCGGGAAGGAGCTTCCCGGCTTCTCCGCGGCCGCCCCCAACCTCTTCAGGGCGTCGCTCCCGTCCGGAATTCTTTGGCTGGCGCGGGCCGGCGGATGCGTCGTGGGGGTCGCCGGGGACCTCTCGCGGTCGGCGGCGGATCCGCTGCTGGCGGCCCTCGCCGCCTCGTCGATCGCGCTTTGCGACCCGGAGGGCGGGAACCGGTGAACGAATCCGCGGTCGAACGGACCGTCTTCCCGCGGGAACAGTGGATCCGGTTTGGCGTCGTGGGGCTGCTGGTCCCCGCGATCCTCTACGCGGCGTACAGGAACAACCCGGTCCTTTCCCACGACATCACCGAGATGTTCAGCGTGATCGTGGCGTGCGGCATCTTCATGCTGACGTGGAACGCCCGGGAATTGATCGACAACCACTACTTCGTCTTCCTCGGGATCGCCTACCTGTTCGTAGGGGCGATCGACTACCTGCACACCCTTTCCTTCGCCGGCACCATCTCGCGGGAGAGCCACGGCGTCTCGATAGAGCTGTGGTTCGCCGCGCGATACCTCCAGAGCTTCGCCCTCGTCGCCGCTCCCGTGTTCGCGTACCGGAAGACCCGCCCGGGGATCGTCCTGGCCGGCTTCGCGACGGCGGCCGTCCTGCTGGTCGCCGCGGTGCATCAGGGGGTTCTCCAGGACTTCTACGTGCCCGACAAGGGATTGACGTCCGCCAAGGCGCTGAGCGACCACATCGTGTCCGCCATCCAGCTGCTCTCGATCGGCACCCTCTGGCTGGCGCGCGAAAAATTCGACCGGAAGGTGCTGCGCCTCCTTGTCCTCTCCGTACTCTTCTCGATTGCCGCGGAGATGTCGGCCGACCTGTACCGCGACGCCTACATCTACAACAGCGTGATCGGGCACTATCTCAAGGTGGTCTCTTTCTACCTGGTCTACCTCGCGGTCGTCACCACCGGTCTCATCCGTCCCTACGGGCTGCTGTTCCGGAACTTGAAGAGGAGCGAGGAGGAGCTTCGCGCCGCGAGGGACGGTCTGGAGACGAGGGTCTCGGAGCGGACGGCGGAGCTGCGCGCCGTGAACGAGCGGCTGGAGAAGGAGCTGGCCGAGCGGCAGCGGGCGGTGGAGATGCGGGAGCTGATCCTGGACCTCCACCACCTCACCCACTCCAAGGAGTCGGTCCGGGATTTCCTCTCGTCCGTCTCGGTGTTCCTCCAGGAGCGGTTCGGGTTCAAGGCGATCGGGATCCGGTACCGCCGGGGCGCCGACTACCCGTACTTCGAGGCGCGCGGCTTCCCGCAGGAATTCGTCGAGGCCGAGATGAGCCTTTGTGCCGGGGACCGGGGCGCGGCATCCGGGGGGGGAAACGGGGAGAATCCGCCGTACGAATGCGCCTGCGGGGCGGTCATCGCCGGGAAGGGAGATCCGTGCCGTGCGTTCTTCACCCCTTACGGGACGTTCTGGACCAACGGCGCCTCGGACCTCGTCGCCGGGAACGAGGCGGCGAGAGCGCTCGTCACCCGCGGCCGGTGCGTCCGGCAAGGGTACGAGTCGATCGCGCTGGTCCCCTTGCGCCTGGGCGACGTCGCCTTCGGGCTGCTGCAGTTCAACGACCGGCGGAAGGGGGTGTTCCACCCGCACCTGCTGTCCCAGCTCGAGCGGGTCGCCGAGAACATCGGCGCCGCGCTGTCCCGCCTGCTGGCCCTGGAGGCGCTCCAGGAAAGCGAGGACCGTTTCCGCTCCCTGGTGGAGAACTCCATGGTCGGCATCCTGATCGTCGCCGACGGGCGGATCGTCTTCCACAACCCGCGGCAGGAGAGGATTACAGGGAAAATTCCCGACGGGATCCCTTTCCGCGAGCTCGGGCAGGTCCACCCGGACGACGCCGGGGAGTTCGAACGGCTCTGCGCCGCCGCCGCGCACCCCGGGCCGGAACGGCTGGAGGTGGACGTCCGCCTCCTCGTCCCGGAAGGGGGCGGGGGGCGCGGGTCGGTCCGGTGGCTCCATTGCCAGGCGAACCCGGTCGTCTTCCGGGGGGTCGCGTCGCTCCTGGTCGACACGGTGGACATCACCCGGGTGAAGGAGCTGGAGCAAGCCGTGACCGCGCGCGAGAAGCTCGCCTCGATCGGGCAGCTCGCGGCGGGGATCGCCCACGAGATCCGAAACCCCCTCTCCGGGATCAACATCAACATCTCAACGCTCGAGCTGCTCTGCCGGAGGGCGGAAGGGCTGGAACCGGATGAACGGGAGAAGATCGAGACGGTCGTCGCGCAGGCGAAGGCGGCTTCGGAGAAGATCTCCTCCGTCATCCGGCGCGTGATGGAGTTCTCGAAGCCGGCGCCGCCGCGGATGGACCGGGTGGATATCAACCGGGTCGTCCGGGAAGCGCTCTCCATCTCGGAAATGACGCGTCGCAAGGGGAAGGTGGAGTTCCGCGAGGCCCTGTCCCCGGAGCCGCTTCCGTGCCATGGGGACCCCGCCCTCCTCGAGCAGGTCGTCCTGAACCTGATCACGAACGCCATGCAGGCGATGGAGTCAATGGACGGAAAGGGGACGATCACCGTCGGGGCGGAGCGGGTGGGGGACAAGGCGGTCATCCGGGTGGCCGATACGGGGCCCGGCGTTCCCGAACATCTGCGGGAAAGGATCTTCGAGCCGTTCTACACGACCCGGAGGGAAGGGCACGGGATCGGCCTCTCCTTCAGCAACCGGATCGTCTCCGACCACGGCGGCCGGCTGTCGGTGCGTCCCGCGGAGGGGGGCGGCGCGGAGTTCCGCATCGAACTTCCGCTGAAAGAGGAAAGGAGCCCGACATAGAACCCTGGAAGGTATTCGTCGTCGACGACGAGGAGAGCGTGCGGGAGGGAATCCGGATCGCGCTGGAGCCGCGGTACCGCGTGCGGGCGTTCGGCGATGCGGAATCCGCCGTGGAGGGCGTGAAGGAGGATCCGCCCGACCTGGTCCTGATGGACATCGGGCTGCCCGGCATGAGCGGGATCGAGGGGCTCCGCGCGGTCAAGTCCCTGCGCCCGGAGATCCTGGTGATCGTGATCACCGCGTACGAGGACGTGCAGACGGTCGTGGCGGCGATGAAGGGTGGCGCGTTCGACTACGTCGTGAAGCCGCTGCACGCGGAAACGGTGGAGGCGTCGGTCGAAAAGGCGCTGGAGACGGTCCGCCTCCAGAAAGAGGTGCGGGAGCTGCAGGAGCGGTGCCTCCGGGACAACGTCCCCCTCTTTATCGGGGAGAGCCACGCGATCCGCGATGTGATGGAGTTCGTCGAATCCGTCGCGAAGAGCCCCGACACCCCGGTCCTCATTCTCGGGCCCACGGGAACGGGGAAGGAGCTGGTCGCGGCCGCCATCCATTACCGGAGCCCGAACTTCCGCGGACCGCTGGTGAGCGTCAACTGCGCGGCCATCCCGAGGGAGCTGCTGGAAAGCGAGCTCTTCGGGTACGAGAAGGGCGCTTTCACCGGCGCCGCGCACACCGGGAAGAAGGGGCTGGTGGAGGAGGCGTCGGGCGGGACGCTGTTCCTCGACGAGGTCGGGGACCTGAGCCCCGAGGCCCAGTCGAAACTGCTCCGCTTCCTGGAGGACGGGGAGTTCTACCGCGTCGGAGGGACGCGCCGCTTCCGCGCCTCCGCCCGGGTGGTTTCGGCCACGAACAAGGCGATCGAGGAGCTGATGGAGAAGGGTTCTTTCCGCGAGGATCTGTACTACCGCCTCGCTGTCGTGCGGGTCGCCGTCCCCGCCCTTGCGCAACGGCCGGACGACATCCTGCCGATCGCACGCCACTTCCTCGTCGAGTTCTCCGGGAAGTTCGGGAGGGCCGTCGCCGGTTTCTCCCCCGAGGCCGAGGAGTCGCTCCTGTCCCACGCGTGGGAGGGGAACGTGCGGGAGCTCCGCAACGTAGTGGAGCGGGCGGTCCTGACCGGGAAGGGAACCCAAGTGTCGGCTGCGGACCTTCGGCTCGGTCCGGGAGGGGCTGGAGCGCGGCCCGCCGGAACCGGAAACGGGATCCCGGCGCCGCCCCTTTCGTCCTCCGGGGTGAACCTTGCGTCGATACTCGAATCGATCGAAAAGCGATATATCGGCGATGCGCTTCGGCTCGCCGGGGGGAACGAGACCAGGGCGGCCCAGCTGCTGGCCATCAACTACCACACGTTCCGTTACCGAAGGAGGAAGCTTGGCCTCTGACCTTGCCCCGGGAATTGACGATTCTTCGAAATTGCGAGTGAGATTTCTTAGAGTTCCTCCATCCCCTGTTTTTCCGAGGCGCCCGATTGGTAGCGTATCTTCATGTAAAATATACGGAAAACGTTTCATTCGGCGGGGATACCCTACGGCACGTTCCATGCTCGTATCTGTCGTTGGAGGAATTTGAACGGAGGGATGGCGGATGCCGGGACGATTGGCCGGGGCAAGGATAGCGATCATCGAGGACGACACGCTGCTTCGGGAATCCCTGGCGCTCTTCCTGCGGGTCAGGGGTGGGCATGTGGAGACGTACGGCAGCGCCGAGGAAGCCGGTGAGGCGGTAACGCAAGGCAGGTTCGACGCGGTGATCAGCGACTACCTGCTCCCTGGGGAAAACGGGCTCTCGTTCCTCCGCAAGGTCCTGAAGTCTTCGGAAAGCGCGGGAACCGTCCTGATCACCGCGCACGCCGGGAAGGACATGTCGAAAGAGGCGTTGGCCGCGGGGATCCACACCTTCCTCACGAAGCCGTTTTCCACGAAGGAACTCGAAGCGGCCCTGGAGCGGATCCTCGAACGGAGGGGGGCGGGACGGGATGGGGCCATTGAGGCGACATGAGGATCGCATGGCGTTCTTGAGGTAGGATAGCGTCATGGGAGCTCCCGTGATCGGCAGAAAGGTTTTCAACGAACGTTTGCTCTCCTCGCTCTCCGTCCCCTCGGCGGAGCAGCCGCAGCTGACCGGGCTCGCGCGGACGGAAGGGGCGGCGTTTCCCCGCCTTCTCGTGGCCCGCGGCCTCGTCTCTCCCGAACGACTGCGCAGCGCCTACCAGGAGCTTTGCGGCATCCCGGCCTTCCGGAACGATCCCGAAGCGGAGCGTCCCGCCACGGGCGACGCCCTCCCGCTTTCCTTCCTGCGCGCAAGGATGCTTTTTCCCCTGTCGCTGGACGACGGCACGCTCACCGTCGCAATGGCCGATCCGCTGGACGCGGACGCAAGGGAGGCCGTGGCCAAGGCCACGGGGAAGCGCGTGGAGGTCGTGGCCGGGACCGAGGAGGAGATCCGCGAGGCGATCGAGAAGGCGTACGGGGAGGCCGGCTCCTCGATGGGGAGTCTGGTCGAGCAGGTCGGGGACGAATCGCCCGGGACGACCGGCGACGAACGGGTGGAGCAGCTGATCGGCGTCGCCTCCGAGGCGCCCATCATCCGGCTGGTGAACTTCGTCATGGCGCGGGCGATCGAGCGCGGCGCGAGCGACATCCACCTGGAGCCGTACGAGAAGGTGCTCCGCGTCCGCTACCGCATCGACGGGATCCTGGAGGACGTGGAGTCCCCGCCGCGGCGCCTGCAGACGGCCATCATCTCCCGCGTGAAGATCATGTCGCGGCTCAACATCGCGGAGAGCCGGCTCCCGCAGGACGGGCGCGTGAAACTGCGCATCGGGGGCAAGGAGATCGATTTCCGCGTCTCGACCATTCCCACGCTCCACGGGGAGAGCGTGGTCATCCGCATCCTCGACCAGGCTTCCGTGCCGCTCGACATGGGGACGCTCGGCTTCTTCCCCGACACGCTCTCGGCGTTCCGTCCGATGGTGTCGGCCCCGTACGGGATGATCCTGGTCACCGGTCCCACCGGCAGCGGGAAGACGACCACCCTCTACGCGGCCCTCCAGGAGATCAAGTCTCCGGGGCGAAAGATCATCACCATCGAGGACCCGGTCGAATACCAGATTCCCGGGGTGGTCCAGATCCAGGTGAAGCCGCAGATCGGGCTGACCTTCGCATCGGGGCTCCGGTCGATCGTCCGGCAGGACCCCGACGTCATACTGGTCGGAGAGATCCGCGACCGCGAGACCGCGGAAATCGCGATCCACTCGGCCCTCACGGGTCACATGGTCCTTTCCACATTGCACACCAACGACGCCCCCGGGGCGGTTACCCGGCTCCTCGAGATGGGGGTCGAGGAGTACCTCCTGCCGTCGTGCCTGGTCGGCGTCCTCGCGCAGCGGCTCGTACGCACGGTCTGCGGCGGCTGCTCGGCCCCCCGGGAAGTTTCGGCCGCGCTCCGGGAGGATCTGCTCCGGGAGGCCGGATTCGTTCCGGAGGGGGAGCTGCGGCAAGGCGCAGGGTGCGAGGCGTGCGCCGGCACCGGCTACCGCGGCCGGTCGGGGATCTTCGAGCTGCTCCCGGTGACCGGGGAGATCCGGGACCTCATTCTCTCCCGGGCGGACTCCGGAACGTTGCGCGCGAAGGCGGTCGCCGCCGGGATGCGGCAGCTGCGGGAAGACGGCTGGGAGAAGGTGAAGCGCGGCATCACCACGATCGAGGAAGTCCTCCGGGTCACCCGCGCGGGCTAGGCGGCCCGTTTCCCGGGTAGATAGGACCACGCGATGGCCGTCTTCGGATACAGGGTCACCGATGTCGTGGGGAAGGTGACGGAAGGGGTGATCGAGGCGGCCGGGGAGCGCGCCGCCAGGGATCGCCTCCGGGAGATGAACCTCGTCCCGATCCGCGTCTGGGCCGCATCGGCGGGCGTGGAGCGGAGGGACGGCTCCGCCCCCGCTGCCGGGATCCGCGGCCCGAGGAAGGACCTTCTCCCGTTCCTTCACGGTTTCCGGACCCTGCTGGTCGCCGGCGTGCCGATCGACCGCGCGCTCGAGATGATGGCCGACCTGTACCGCGGCGGGCCGATGGGCGCGGTGGCGGTCTTCCTCCTCCGGGAGGTCCGCTCCGGAAGCTCCCTCTCCGACGCGATGCGGAAAAGCCCCGGCGCCCCCTTCAGCCGCTTCCTCGTGCAGATGGTCCAGGCGGGGCAGTCGACCGGCCGGCTCGAGGAGGCGCTCGACCAGGCGTACCGGTTCATGGAGCGGGCGCGGGATTTCCGATCCAACCTGCTCGGGTCGCTCCTCTATCCGGCGATCCTGCTGGCCGCTTCCGTCGTCTCGGTGATCCTCCTGGTCGTCTTTGTCGTTCCCCGGTTCGCCGGGGTGTTCGCCTCCTCGGGGGTTCTCCTTCCGCTCCCGACGCGGGCGCTCCTCGCGTTCAGCTCGTTCCTCTCCGGGAACATCCTCTACCTTCTCGCGGCGTCGGCCGCCCTCGTCGCGCTGTTCCGTTCCTGGCTCGCCCGCCCCGAATCGCGCAGGGAATGGGACCGGGGGATGATGAAGTGGCCGCTCGTCGGCGCCACCGTCACCGCGCTGGAAACCTCCCGCGTCATGCGCTCCCTGTCGTCGCTGCTGTCGGGCGGGGTCCCGATCCTTCCCGCCTTCGTCATCGCGCGCGAAGTCAGCGGAAACGCGGCGATCCGGGAGGGGATGGAGGCGGCGAGGGTGCGCGTGCAGGGCGGCGCCAAGGTGGCCCGGGCGCTCGAGGAGACGACCCCCTTCCCCCCGATGGCGCTCCAGATGATCGCCGTGGGGGAGGAGACGGGACGTCTCGAGGAGATGCTGGCGTCGGTCGCCGACGCCTTCGAGGACCAGGCCCGGCGGAGCCTGAAGAACTTCCTCACCATCCTCGAGCCGGCCGTGATCCTGGCGATGGGGCTCCTCGTCGGGTTCATCGTCTTCTCGATGTTCCTGGCGATCTTCCGGCTGAACGAGGTGCCGTTCTGATGCCGTGGCGGAAGGCGTTCACGCTGCTCGAGATGGTCGTGGTGCTTGCGCTGGTCGGAATCCTGGCCGCGCTGGTCGCCCCTTCCTTCTCCCGCACGATCGCGTCCTCCCGGCTGCGCTCCGCGGCCTCCGGCGTGCGGGGGACCTTCACGAAGGCCCGCGCGATGGCGGTCGCCGGGGCGCGGGAGCGGGCGGTGACGTTCGACCGCGAGAGCGGGGAGTACGGGATCGACAACGACGCGGTCCGCCGTCTTCCGGAGACGATCCGGTTCGCGGAACCAGACGGCGCGGGGGAGGGGGACGGCGGCGGGCCCGTGAAGGTGCGGTTCTTCGCCGACGGCAGCGCGGAGGAGGCGGAGATCCGGGTGGTGGCGGAAGACGGCGGCGGCCTGAAGGTCACGGTCG contains these protein-coding regions:
- the gspE gene encoding type II secretion system ATPase GspE — protein: MGAPVIGRKVFNERLLSSLSVPSAEQPQLTGLARTEGAAFPRLLVARGLVSPERLRSAYQELCGIPAFRNDPEAERPATGDALPLSFLRARMLFPLSLDDGTLTVAMADPLDADAREAVAKATGKRVEVVAGTEEEIREAIEKAYGEAGSSMGSLVEQVGDESPGTTGDERVEQLIGVASEAPIIRLVNFVMARAIERGASDIHLEPYEKVLRVRYRIDGILEDVESPPRRLQTAIISRVKIMSRLNIAESRLPQDGRVKLRIGGKEIDFRVSTIPTLHGESVVIRILDQASVPLDMGTLGFFPDTLSAFRPMVSAPYGMILVTGPTGSGKTTTLYAALQEIKSPGRKIITIEDPVEYQIPGVVQIQVKPQIGLTFASGLRSIVRQDPDVILVGEIRDRETAEIAIHSALTGHMVLSTLHTNDAPGAVTRLLEMGVEEYLLPSCLVGVLAQRLVRTVCGGCSAPREVSAALREDLLREAGFVPEGELRQGAGCEACAGTGYRGRSGIFELLPVTGEIRDLILSRADSGTLRAKAVAAGMRQLREDGWEKVKRGITTIEEVLRVTRAG
- a CDS encoding type II secretion system F family protein, with the translated sequence MAVFGYRVTDVVGKVTEGVIEAAGERAARDRLREMNLVPIRVWAASAGVERRDGSAPAAGIRGPRKDLLPFLHGFRTLLVAGVPIDRALEMMADLYRGGPMGAVAVFLLREVRSGSSLSDAMRKSPGAPFSRFLVQMVQAGQSTGRLEEALDQAYRFMERARDFRSNLLGSLLYPAILLAASVVSVILLVVFVVPRFAGVFASSGVLLPLPTRALLAFSSFLSGNILYLLAASAALVALFRSWLARPESRREWDRGMMKWPLVGATVTALETSRVMRSLSSLLSGGVPILPAFVIAREVSGNAAIREGMEAARVRVQGGAKVARALEETTPFPPMALQMIAVGEETGRLEEMLASVADAFEDQARRSLKNFLTILEPAVILAMGLLVGFIVFSMFLAIFRLNEVPF
- a CDS encoding prepilin-type N-terminal cleavage/methylation domain-containing protein; the encoded protein is MPWRKAFTLLEMVVVLALVGILAALVAPSFSRTIASSRLRSAASGVRGTFTKARAMAVAGARERAVTFDRESGEYGIDNDAVRRLPETIRFAEPDGAGEGDGGGPVKVRFFADGSAEEAEIRVVAEDGGGLKVTVEPLTGIAEAGS